In a single window of the Campylobacter fetus subsp. testudinum 03-427 genome:
- a CDS encoding two-component system sensor histidine kinase (Pfam matches to PF02518.22 HATPase_c, and to PF00512.21 HisKA): protein MSHKKYILPIFLLYTITSMFFLLFFAISYYKEAKSDIYEKTVKDLRAYANEIEYMLRINGGIGEILDLKSEYEINLYDIRSKRYVLKNFDRPIYNGRYHVDDKFMYYSDDIHTKRRTIELNLELRTQSPHASVDRLFVKISMISIIVLLAISVIAYFIVKLSYLPLLNQIKTLNNFITDTTHEINTPLSVILMSVEMFDKNPSKYLENIKIASKTLSNLYNDLALNLKSEPNKIEKLKLKDIFIERAKIFEMSAANKDVKIILNLEDAEVDSDSFKFKKILDNIISNAIKYSFKSQQVIINLKQDNFCVVNFGSTISKENLNKIYDKFSRFDSQNGGFGIGLSLVKRYCDELGFKVNCVSGDDKTEFCVKFKEV, encoded by the coding sequence ATGTCTCATAAAAAGTACATTCTTCCTATTTTTTTACTTTATACCATAACTAGTATGTTTTTTTTGCTGTTTTTCGCAATTTCATACTACAAAGAAGCAAAAAGTGATATATACGAAAAAACCGTAAAAGATCTAAGAGCTTATGCAAATGAGATTGAGTATATGCTTAGGATAAATGGCGGTATAGGCGAGATCTTAGATCTAAAAAGCGAGTATGAGATAAATCTTTATGATATTAGATCAAAAAGATATGTGCTGAAAAATTTTGATAGACCTATTTATAATGGTCGTTATCACGTAGATGATAAATTTATGTATTACAGCGATGATATTCATACAAAAAGACGAACTATAGAGCTGAATTTAGAGCTTAGAACACAAAGCCCTCATGCTAGTGTAGATAGGCTTTTTGTTAAGATATCTATGATTTCGATCATTGTGCTTTTGGCTATATCTGTTATAGCGTATTTTATCGTTAAGCTATCTTATCTGCCGCTTTTAAATCAGATAAAAACTTTAAATAACTTTATCACAGATACTACTCATGAGATAAATACTCCTTTAAGCGTGATACTTATGAGCGTGGAAATGTTTGATAAAAATCCTTCAAAATACCTTGAAAACATTAAAATAGCCTCTAAAACTTTATCAAATTTATACAATGATTTAGCTTTAAATTTAAAAAGTGAACCAAATAAAATAGAAAAATTAAAATTAAAAGATATTTTTATAGAACGTGCAAAGATTTTTGAAATGAGTGCGGCAAATAAAGATGTTAAAATAATTTTAAATTTAGAAGATGCAGAGGTTGATTCTGATAGTTTTAAATTTAAAAAAATCCTTGATAATATAATTTCAAACGCTATTAAATATAGTTTTAAAAGTCAGCAAGTCATCATAAATTTAAAACAAGATAATTTTTGTGTTGTGAATTTTGGCTCCACGATTTCAAAAGAAAATTTAAATAAAATTTATGATAAATTCAGTCGTTTCGACTCACAAAACGGCGGTTTTGGTATAGGTTTAAGCCTTGTGAAAAGATACTGCGATGAGCTTGGATTTAAAGTAAATTGCGTGAGCGGTGATGATAAAACTGAATTTTGTGTGAAGTTTAAAGAAGTTTAA
- a CDS encoding ribosome-associated heat shock protein (S4 domain) (Pfam match to PF01479.21 S4), translating into MRIDKFLNTVNITKRRAISEDMCKSGVISINDKPAKPSKEVKVGDKITIKFLAREVCYMVIALPTLKTIPKSEQEKYVKEI; encoded by the coding sequence ATGAGAATAGATAAATTTTTAAATACCGTAAATATTACCAAACGCCGTGCTATCAGCGAAGATATGTGCAAAAGCGGAGTTATCAGCATAAATGATAAACCTGCTAAACCTAGTAAAGAGGTCAAAGTAGGCGATAAAATAACTATAAAGTTTCTTGCTAGAGAAGTATGCTATATGGTCATTGCGCTTCCTACTTTAAAAACCATACCAAAAAGTGAGCAAGAGAAGTATGTTAAAGAGATTTGA
- the tonB2 gene encoding energy transduction protein TonB (Pfam match to PF03544.10 TonB_C), producing the protein MNSFIGFFISLLLHAGLILGFVLLSARDSADQIQNEQLLKLTFSNLSSLEDIPKPYEEVSKSIIEEKKEVEQALQKKITEKKIEQIDTKKIIKHTKSDKKQEQIPKKQTVQNIDTKQIQSIEPNLKSTAQNSTEQKIFDQNANQNKIEQQPKNTTNENMIIGTKIRNIIANYARKNYPNSARRKRQTGVVKVSFMYKVSGEVTNVKIDQSSTYTVLDEAVLTAIQKTKSKFPSIKNDTNFQIEVEFSLS; encoded by the coding sequence ATGAATAGTTTTATTGGATTTTTCATATCTTTGTTGCTACATGCGGGGTTGATTTTAGGATTTGTTTTGCTAAGCGCAAGAGACTCTGCAGATCAGATCCAAAATGAGCAACTTTTAAAACTAACTTTTTCAAATTTAAGTAGTTTAGAAGATATACCAAAACCATATGAAGAAGTTTCAAAATCTATTATAGAGGAGAAAAAAGAGGTTGAACAAGCACTTCAAAAAAAGATAACAGAAAAAAAGATAGAGCAAATCGATACTAAAAAGATAATCAAACATACAAAATCTGATAAAAAACAAGAACAAATTCCCAAAAAACAGACCGTTCAAAACATTGATACAAAGCAGATACAAAGCATAGAGCCGAATTTAAAAAGCACTGCTCAAAATAGTACTGAGCAAAAAATATTTGATCAAAATGCTAATCAAAATAAAATTGAGCAGCAGCCAAAAAATACTACAAATGAAAATATGATTATAGGGACAAAAATAAGAAATATCATAGCAAATTACGCTAGAAAAAACTATCCTAACTCTGCAAGAAGAAAAAGACAAACCGGAGTTGTAAAAGTCTCATTTATGTATAAAGTTAGTGGAGAAGTAACTAACGTAAAAATAGATCAAAGCTCAACATACACGGTTTTAGATGAAGCTGTTTTAACTGCTATACAAAAGACAAAATCCAAATTTCCCTCTATCAAAAATGATACAAATTTCCAAATTGAAGTTGAGTTTAGTTTAAGCTGA
- a CDS encoding two-component system response regulator (Pfam matches to PF00072.20 Response_reg, and to PF00486.24 Trans_reg_C): MLQDMISSYLQSFGYEVEALDSYDKALSIAYEKKFDLFIFDVKIIGGSGFELLDELRSSGVATPCIFATSLNGINDVTKGFKAGCDDYIKKPFELAELLLRVQNILKRNFSHYVDDNFIIINSNFKFDILQKKLMQDGKVLPLAKKETELLSLFLKNKNRILSRDEIYSQIWEFDEVPSELSLRVYIRNLRKLIGNEKIISHSKLGYEYVS, encoded by the coding sequence ATGCTACAAGATATGATAAGTTCATACCTTCAAAGCTTCGGCTATGAAGTAGAAGCTTTGGATAGCTATGATAAAGCGCTAAGTATTGCTTATGAAAAAAAATTTGATCTATTCATATTTGATGTCAAAATCATAGGCGGTAGTGGATTTGAACTATTAGACGAGCTTAGATCTTCAGGAGTAGCGACTCCTTGTATATTTGCTACTTCATTAAACGGTATAAATGATGTTACAAAGGGCTTTAAAGCCGGTTGCGATGACTATATAAAAAAGCCCTTTGAGTTAGCCGAACTTCTTTTAAGAGTACAAAACATACTGAAACGAAACTTTAGTCACTATGTAGATGATAATTTTATCATTATTAATAGTAATTTCAAATTTGATATCCTACAAAAAAAATTAATGCAAGATGGCAAAGTTCTGCCTCTTGCTAAAAAAGAGACCGAGCTTTTGTCTCTATTTTTAAAAAATAAAAATCGAATTCTAAGCCGAGATGAAATTTACTCTCAAATTTGGGAATTTGATGAAGTGCCGAGCGAACTAAGCCTAAGAGTTTATATAAGAAATCTTAGAAAACTCATAGGTAATGAAAAAATCATAAGCCATTCAAAACTCGGATACGAATATGTCTCATAA
- the xerH gene encoding integrase/recombinase (Pfam match to PF00589.18 Phage_integrase), which produces MKYKLDCKESFESSFLFWLTRFVKYKLNSLSNKELRDQATLASVNYALTKGVANIDELDGFVKKARNAGLTGINTYFNPLKKIYEVLKFYELTSLAVIDEELISEVLASITGSLSDASKKNYRIAAINFFEFIGKQNEEDGKAHIFDIELKNWGGVSGNKGQKLPEFMNEEEVKRFLNAIDEADFKMNSNRNKLIIKTIIFTGIRVSEALNLKRKDISEDGDLYILRIRGKGNKYRIVMIKKHLIDEHLQNIAINYINSEGYLFVNRKGEKLTQAYVSRIVEQILFGAGIRKEKNGAHMLRHTFATMLYKKQKDLVLVQEALGHASLNTSRIYTHFDSDKLKLAAKVAEDLNDN; this is translated from the coding sequence ATGAAATACAAACTAGACTGCAAAGAGAGTTTTGAAAGCTCATTTTTATTTTGGCTAACTCGATTTGTAAAATACAAGCTAAACTCACTCTCAAACAAAGAACTTAGAGATCAAGCTACTTTGGCTAGTGTGAATTACGCGCTTACAAAAGGAGTTGCAAACATAGATGAGCTTGATGGTTTTGTAAAAAAGGCTAGAAATGCTGGGCTTACTGGTATAAATACGTATTTTAATCCGTTAAAAAAGATTTACGAAGTACTTAAATTTTATGAACTTACAAGTTTAGCTGTGATCGATGAAGAGCTTATAAGTGAAGTTTTAGCAAGTATCACAGGAAGTCTTAGTGATGCTAGCAAAAAAAATTACCGGATCGCAGCGATAAATTTTTTTGAGTTTATAGGGAAACAAAACGAAGAGGACGGCAAGGCGCATATTTTTGATATCGAGCTTAAAAACTGGGGTGGAGTTAGTGGAAATAAAGGTCAAAAACTTCCTGAGTTTATGAATGAAGAAGAGGTTAAAAGGTTTTTAAACGCCATTGACGAGGCTGATTTTAAGATGAACTCAAATCGAAATAAGCTGATCATTAAAACTATTATTTTTACAGGAATTCGTGTAAGTGAGGCTTTAAATTTAAAAAGAAAAGATATCAGTGAAGATGGTGATCTTTATATCCTTAGGATACGAGGTAAAGGAAATAAATATCGTATCGTGATGATAAAAAAACATCTTATAGATGAACATTTACAAAATATAGCGATAAATTATATAAATAGCGAAGGATATCTTTTTGTAAATAGAAAAGGAGAGAAGCTAACTCAAGCTTATGTGAGTCGCATAGTGGAGCAAATTTTGTTTGGTGCGGGGATCAGAAAAGAAAAAAACGGCGCGCATATGCTTCGTCATACATTTGCTACTATGCTTTACAAAAAACAAAAAGATCTAGTTTTGGTTCAAGAAGCCCTTGGTCACGCTAGTTTAAATACTTCTAGGATATACACTCACTTTGATAGCGATAAGCTAAAGTTAGCTGCTAAAGTCGCAGAAGATCTAAATGATAATTAA
- the ftsW gene encoding cell division protein, FtsW/RodA/SpoVE family (Pfam match to PF01098.15 FTSW_RODA_SPOVE): protein MFADTKLFYTCTVLIAIGIIFSLSLPAFTVLYYDYTSYHFFIRQFIVGTTGVFIIWSISRLNPDRPFLMGLTTFEFIGFFIFFSSFLLMVIMQFLPASIVPVTGGAKRWIRLGGISLSPVEFFKIGFVFFLAWSFARRIDNNKKRLKDEFRLLLPYFVVFGMAVFLIAIMQKDLGQVVVLTLALMILATFAGTSKKFFGILGLIGVIMVFLAIISQDHRIRRFKSWWVTNQDFILSILPSHMAEFMRVSDSEEPYQISHSLNAIYHGGFFGVGLGNGTFKLGFLSEVHTDFVLAGIAEEIGFVGILVITFLMIYTIYRIFKISARSQNKVYHLFTLGIGSIITMAFLMNAYGITSITPIKGIAVPFLSYGGSSILALCVGIGMVLMISKKADLS from the coding sequence TTGTTTGCCGATACGAAACTATTTTATACATGTACGGTTTTGATTGCCATTGGAATTATTTTCTCGCTATCTTTGCCGGCTTTTACTGTTTTATATTACGACTATACTAGCTATCACTTTTTTATCAGACAATTTATAGTCGGAACTACCGGTGTTTTCATCATTTGGTCTATCTCTAGACTAAATCCAGATAGACCTTTTTTGATGGGTCTTACTACGTTTGAGTTTATAGGATTTTTTATATTTTTTAGCTCTTTTTTACTTATGGTTATTATGCAGTTTTTGCCCGCTTCTATCGTACCAGTAACAGGCGGAGCTAAAAGATGGATAAGGCTTGGAGGTATATCTTTGTCTCCTGTCGAGTTTTTTAAGATAGGATTTGTATTTTTTTTAGCTTGGAGTTTTGCTAGGAGGATAGATAATAATAAAAAACGGTTAAAAGATGAATTTAGACTGCTTTTACCGTATTTTGTAGTATTTGGAATGGCTGTGTTTTTGATAGCTATTATGCAAAAAGATCTTGGGCAAGTAGTTGTTTTGACTTTAGCTTTGATGATACTTGCTACTTTTGCTGGAACTAGTAAGAAATTTTTTGGAATTTTGGGATTGATCGGCGTTATTATGGTGTTTCTTGCTATTATATCTCAAGATCATAGAATTAGACGTTTTAAATCTTGGTGGGTGACAAATCAAGATTTTATATTATCGATTTTGCCATCACATATGGCTGAGTTTATGAGAGTTAGCGACAGCGAAGAACCTTATCAGATAAGCCACTCTTTAAATGCGATTTATCACGGAGGATTTTTCGGTGTTGGGCTTGGAAATGGTACATTTAAACTAGGATTTTTAAGTGAGGTTCATACCGACTTTGTTTTAGCAGGAATTGCTGAAGAGATAGGATTTGTCGGGATATTAGTCATAACTTTTTTGATGATTTATACTATTTATCGTATTTTTAAGATATCTGCAAGAAGTCAAAATAAAGTCTATCATCTATTTACTCTTGGCATAGGTTCTATCATAACAATGGCGTTTTTAATGAATGCTTATGGAATTACATCTATCACTCCTATAAAAGGTATAGCCGTTCCGTTTTTGAGCTATGGCGGAAGTTCTATTTTAGCACTTTGTGTTGGGATAGGTATGGTTCTTATGATCAGTAAAAAGGCGGATTTATCATGA
- the exbD2 gene encoding TonB system transport protein ExbD (Pfam match to PF02472.12 ExbD) has translation MRLAKRDGLNIVPFIDIMLVLLAIVLSISTFIAEGNIKVDLPKAQSATNSDESSRVIISIDKNSNIFIDDKPVLEDEIVSKISNISPETLIILRSDKSSKFESFIKVIDALKSQNHEKFAISAKVGNE, from the coding sequence ATGAGACTTGCTAAAAGAGATGGATTAAATATAGTTCCTTTTATAGACATTATGCTTGTTTTGCTCGCTATAGTTCTTAGTATTTCTACATTTATTGCTGAGGGAAATATCAAAGTAGATTTGCCAAAAGCACAAAGTGCTACAAATAGCGATGAAAGCTCAAGAGTGATAATATCTATCGATAAGAATTCTAATATATTTATAGATGATAAGCCTGTTTTAGAAGATGAGATCGTATCTAAAATATCAAATATCAGCCCAGAAACTTTAATTATATTAAGAAGCGATAAAAGTAGTAAATTTGAGTCTTTCATTAAGGTTATTGACGCGTTAAAAAGTCAAAATCATGAGAAATTTGCTATATCTGCTAAGGTAGGTAATGAATAG
- the murG gene encoding N-acetylglucosaminyl transferase (Pfam matches to PF04101.12 Glyco_tran_28_C, and to PF03033.16 Glyco_transf_28): protein MIAITGGGTGGHLAIAKALAIELKNRGENVIFIGSNSGQDRMWFEHSDIFKFKYFFPSRGVVNKKGIHKFFALLNIIKLAFSCRRIFKEHNISSVISVGGYSSAPASFGAVMFRKKLFIHEQNAVKGKLNSILKPFCSKFFSSYGEHSYDYPIDRKFFNTARVRNELKTILFLGGSQGASFINNLALNLALNLKNNNINIIHQCGAKELEIIKSKYDKMGVEAVVFDFSNEIEAYMQKSDLCISRAGASTLWELCANALPAIFIPYPYAASNHQFYNAKFLLDSNLTKIYKQNDLDENILFIDILNLDINSISIGLRSIVSPNGAKIIVDEILKK, encoded by the coding sequence ATGATAGCTATAACAGGAGGAGGCACAGGCGGTCATCTTGCTATAGCAAAAGCTTTGGCGATAGAGTTAAAAAACCGCGGTGAAAATGTGATATTTATAGGTTCAAATAGCGGTCAAGACAGAATGTGGTTTGAGCATAGCGATATATTTAAATTTAAATATTTCTTTCCTAGTAGAGGTGTAGTAAATAAAAAAGGCATTCATAAATTTTTTGCTTTGCTTAATATAATTAAATTAGCTTTTAGTTGTCGCCGAATTTTTAAAGAGCATAATATCTCATCTGTGATAAGTGTCGGCGGATACAGCTCCGCTCCTGCTTCTTTTGGGGCGGTTATGTTTAGAAAAAAGCTATTTATACATGAACAAAATGCTGTAAAAGGCAAGCTAAACTCTATTTTAAAACCGTTTTGTAGTAAATTTTTTAGCTCATATGGGGAGCATTCTTATGATTATCCTATAGATAGAAAATTTTTCAATACTGCTAGAGTTAGAAATGAGTTAAAAACCATACTTTTTTTAGGCGGTTCGCAAGGTGCTAGTTTTATAAATAACTTAGCTTTAAATTTAGCTTTAAATTTAAAAAATAATAATATAAATATTATCCACCAATGCGGAGCAAAAGAGCTAGAAATAATCAAATCAAAATATGACAAAATGGGTGTCGAAGCCGTTGTATTTGATTTTAGTAATGAGATCGAAGCGTATATGCAAAAATCCGATTTATGTATAAGCAGAGCCGGAGCAAGCACTCTTTGGGAGCTTTGCGCAAATGCACTTCCTGCCATATTTATACCATATCCTTACGCCGCTAGCAATCATCAATTTTACAATGCTAAGTTTTTGCTAGATAGCAATCTTACTAAAATTTATAAACAAAATGACTTAGATGAAAATATACTATTTATAGATATTCTAAATTTAGATATAAATAGCATTTCAATCGGCCTAAGAAGTATCGTTTCTCCAAACGGTGCTAAGATAATTGTAGATGAAATCTTAAAAAAATAA
- the argG gene encoding argininosuccinate synthase (Pfam match to PF00764.15 Arginosuc_synth), whose amino-acid sequence MQKKDVKKVVLAYSGGLDTSIILKWLQDEYECEVVTFTADIGQGEEVEPARKKAISLGIKPENIFIEDLREEFVRDFVFPMFRANAIYEGEYLLGTSIARPLIAKRLVEIAAATKADCVSHGATGKGNDQVRFEIGAYALNPNIKVIAPWREWDLNSREKLLAYAEKNGIDISKKKGKSPYSMDANLLHISYEGLVLEDPNHAPEEDMWRWSVSPKNTPETSEIIEIEYKNGDPISINGKTMKPHEILTELNRLGSKHGIGRLDIVENRYVGMKSRGCYETPGGTIMLKAHRAIESITMDREAAHLKDELMPKYASLVYNGYWFSPERKMLQAAIDESQKNVNGTVRVELYKGNVMVIGRDSKTDNLFNEAYCTFEEDSVYDQKDANGFIKLNALRFIIAGKNGRKF is encoded by the coding sequence ATGCAAAAGAAAGATGTTAAAAAAGTTGTTTTGGCTTATAGTGGCGGACTTGATACAAGTATCATTTTAAAATGGCTACAAGATGAGTATGAATGTGAAGTTGTGACTTTCACAGCCGATATCGGTCAAGGAGAAGAGGTTGAGCCGGCTCGCAAAAAAGCTATAAGCTTAGGTATAAAACCTGAAAATATCTTTATAGAGGATTTGCGTGAAGAGTTTGTAAGAGACTTCGTATTTCCTATGTTTAGAGCAAATGCTATATATGAGGGAGAGTATCTTTTAGGCACGTCTATCGCTCGTCCTCTTATCGCAAAACGTCTTGTCGAGATAGCTGCTGCCACAAAAGCAGACTGTGTAAGTCATGGTGCTACTGGTAAAGGAAATGATCAAGTTCGTTTTGAGATAGGAGCTTACGCCCTAAATCCAAATATCAAAGTTATCGCTCCTTGGAGAGAGTGGGATCTAAATAGCCGTGAAAAACTTCTAGCGTATGCAGAGAAAAATGGCATTGATATAAGCAAGAAAAAAGGTAAATCTCCATACTCTATGGACGCAAATTTACTTCATATCTCTTATGAAGGACTTGTTTTAGAAGATCCAAATCACGCTCCTGAAGAAGATATGTGGAGATGGAGTGTTAGTCCAAAAAATACTCCTGAGACAAGCGAAATCATTGAAATAGAGTATAAAAACGGAGATCCTATCTCGATAAATGGCAAAACCATGAAGCCTCATGAAATTTTAACAGAGCTAAACAGACTTGGTTCAAAACACGGGATCGGACGCCTTGATATCGTAGAAAATCGCTATGTAGGTATGAAAAGTAGGGGTTGTTATGAAACTCCAGGAGGCACTATAATGCTAAAAGCTCACAGAGCCATAGAGAGCATTACTATGGATAGAGAAGCAGCACATCTAAAAGACGAACTTATGCCAAAATACGCTAGTTTAGTATATAACGGATACTGGTTTTCGCCTGAACGTAAAATGCTTCAAGCTGCGATAGACGAGAGCCAAAAGAACGTAAATGGTACTGTTAGGGTTGAGCTTTATAAAGGCAATGTTATGGTTATCGGTAGAGATAGTAAGACCGATAATCTATTTAACGAAGCGTACTGCACGTTTGAAGAAGATAGCGTTTATGATCAAAAAGACGCGAATGGATTTATAAAACTTAACGCTTTACGCTTTATAATCGCCGGAAAAAATGGACGCAAATTTTAG
- the hup gene encoding DNA-binding protein HU (Pfam match to PF00216.17 Bac_DNA_binding), with amino-acid sequence MTKAEFVGLVASKAGLTKKDTELALDGFLGSISEVLTKGDSVTFVGFGTFGVTERAARTAKVPSTGKEIKVPAKKAVKFKVGKNLKDSVASAGCASSKCSTKKK; translated from the coding sequence ATGACAAAGGCAGAATTTGTGGGCTTAGTTGCTTCTAAAGCTGGACTTACAAAAAAAGATACTGAGCTTGCACTTGATGGTTTCCTTGGAAGTATAAGTGAAGTTTTAACAAAAGGTGATAGCGTAACTTTTGTAGGATTTGGTACATTTGGAGTAACTGAAAGAGCTGCTAGAACAGCTAAAGTTCCAAGTACAGGAAAAGAGATAAAAGTACCTGCTAAAAAAGCTGTTAAATTTAAAGTAGGTAAAAATCTTAAAGATTCAGTTGCAAGTGCTGGTTGCGCCAGTTCAAAATGTTCAACTAAAAAGAAATAA
- the exbB2 gene encoding TonB system transport protein ExbB (Pfam match to PF01618.12 MotA_ExbB), whose translation MEYLKGNIDYIIISILVFMSFLVVWFSIERVLFYMKVDPKKYVSKNLFEEDLTKNLTILYIIYTNAPYIGLLGTVAGIMITFYDMGMSGGIDTKSIMIGLSLALKATALGLIVAIPTLIIYNGFIRKVDVFLNRYES comes from the coding sequence ATGGAGTATTTGAAAGGAAATATTGATTATATTATTATATCTATTCTTGTTTTTATGAGTTTTTTAGTGGTTTGGTTTAGCATTGAGAGAGTACTTTTTTATATGAAGGTCGATCCTAAAAAATACGTCAGCAAAAATCTCTTTGAAGAGGATCTTACAAAAAATCTTACGATACTTTATATAATCTATACGAATGCACCTTATATAGGACTTTTGGGTACTGTGGCTGGTATTATGATAACATTTTATGATATGGGTATGAGCGGAGGAATCGATACAAAATCCATAATGATAGGTCTATCTTTAGCGCTTAAAGCTACTGCTTTAGGACTTATAGTTGCCATACCTACGCTTATAATTTATAATGGATTTATAAGAAAAGTAGATGTTTTTTTAAACAGATATGAGAGTTAG